GTAAGTGCAACCTGCTGTCTTTAAAACCGTATAGGTCGTCTCCTACAATCGGAATATTTAACCCAGCTTGGTGAGCACAATGAACTCGTAACTGATGAGTTCGACCGGTTTTAGGGTACAAATAGACTTTGGTACGGTTGTTACTCACTTCTCGCACTTGATATTTCGTTGCTGATTTTTGGCCCAGTTGCTGACAAACCATTTGCCTTGGCCTGTCTTCCATATCACCACGGATGGGCAATGTAATTTCTCCGCTCAACGCCTTACCGTCGGTCTCGGCAATCACCCCTTCCAAAAGTGCCGTATAGCGCTTCTCTACCGTCCGCTGAATAAATTGCCTCTGGACGTGCTTATTGGTTTCTGCGGTAAGCGTTAAGACTAACAACCCGGACGTAGACATGTCTAAACGGTGAACAATCAACGGACCGGTTGCGTTTGGATAAAGAGCCCGAATGCGAGCATGGACAGAATCACTGATGTATTTGCCTGACACAGAAAGGAACTCTGCAGGTTTATTCACAACCACCAGCACATCGTCTTCATAGACGATCTCTAACGCCTTATCAAAAGACGGCGTTTGCTCTAACGGGCTTTCGTCCATTCTTATGCCGTCTAACATATGTTCTAGAATTTCGAAGCATTTACTTTGGCATACTGGGTATAAGTTTTCGTGTTGACGAATTGAGTCATAAGGCGCACAACCCCACCAAAATTCACCTAAGGCCACCGGCTTATAATGATGAGTAAATGCAGCCTGCAACAGCTTAGGCAAATTCTGCTCACTAGAGTGTGGGATCGCTTCACCGTGCTCAAACAGCTCGTGAAGACTTTTAAGTTCGCCTGCTTGATTCAAAAACTGGCACGCTTTATTTAATGCCGTGTCCATGTCAGTAACCAGATGATTACAAGCCTCTTGCTGTTGTTGTATTTGAGAGTGGCTAAGAGTTACCCTTGCGCTCAATTCCGTTAAGGATATCTGCCATTGCTGCTTAAGCGCTTTGAGTTTTCTTTTCTCTCGGCTGCTTTCATCGCCAAGCGTTTTAATCAGCAAATCCAACTCGTCTTGTGAGAGTGATAAACCCAACCGAGATTCAGCTTCCTTTCTTAGTTGCTTGCGTCGCTTCTTTCCTTCCGACATTGACTGCGCAAGCTCTTTTAATTCTTGTTCAGATTGACTTGTTTTTGTTGTCAATTCATCGATACGTGAACTAATGTCCAGCGACCGTTGCAATTCAACCAGTTGCGCTCTCGCCTCGTCTAGTTCCCGTTGAATAGGAGCAAGTTCTGCGTGATGTACCTCGATGTCGAAAACTGCATTCACAAAGTTATCTGACGTAGTCAGCCACTCGGGCGTATCCGACTCTTTGCCCG
This DNA window, taken from Vibrio tapetis subsp. tapetis, encodes the following:
- a CDS encoding RluA family pseudouridine synthase, translated to MTPNNSSTFNVPASCFTPFIADVKQHALPELFTFPYYYTPHPLATAAMKQLQAHLTLLQNRHDWKETEDKPLESGNMFAVLVVENEQGQLGYLSSYAGKESDTPEWLTTSDNFVNAVFDIEVHHAELAPIQRELDEARAQLVELQRSLDISSRIDELTTKTSQSEQELKELAQSMSEGKKRRKQLRKEAESRLGLSLSQDELDLLIKTLGDESSREKRKLKALKQQWQISLTELSARVTLSHSQIQQQQEACNHLVTDMDTALNKACQFLNQAGELKSLHELFEHGEAIPHSSEQNLPKLLQAAFTHHYKPVALGEFWWGCAPYDSIRQHENLYPVCQSKCFEILEHMLDGIRMDESPLEQTPSFDKALEIVYEDDVLVVVNKPAEFLSVSGKYISDSVHARIRALYPNATGPLIVHRLDMSTSGLLVLTLTAETNKHVQRQFIQRTVEKRYTALLEGVIAETDGKALSGEITLPIRGDMEDRPRQMVCQQLGQKSATKYQVREVSNNRTKVYLYPKTGRTHQLRVHCAHQAGLNIPIVGDDLYGFKDSRLHLHAGYLKFTHPITNEVVEFEVPAEF